A stretch of the Flavobacteriales bacterium genome encodes the following:
- a CDS encoding GIY-YIG nuclease family protein, with protein MWYVYFLKCNDGLIYTGCTSNINERLQRHNKGQVKFTQS; from the coding sequence ATGTGGTATGTATATTTTCTTAAGTGTAACGACGGTCTTATTTATACGGGTTGCACATCTAACATCAACGAAAGACTTCAGCGACATAACAAAGGCCAAGTAAAATTCACTCAATCT